From the genome of Haloterrigena sp. KLK7, one region includes:
- a CDS encoding NosD domain-containing protein: MFGNDAEAGVDRRSYLTGSAALGLLSLGAGNAVGSGDRRDQTETKAKEQRVREIDECTTITESGRYELVTDLTAAPGDTCLEIRASDVTLDGNGHTITGRDAAAPADDRFPFDSGSTGVLVRPPGSETRRTCGTERDLSRVSVENLIVEGFHTGIAVYETAKAELVGTHVKETSHGIFLFRAIGSVLSRNRAESNSETGYSLLDASENILKENEAVGNSDAGFRLDRFSTGSTGNLLLENAAADNFSDGIRITDSDSNAVKRNATSGSATGIAIEDSRKILVENNDAGALDTAIYLTGAAENTLSGNDAVTETFGIRLSESHRNAIATNDSSRISLESSHQNTLKRNSASGIQGIVLDRSHENTLEGNTANDSLSAGILLSESHENRLLKNTADENRTYGFRLENASWNTGRGNSARDNGDGPIEIVGGDGNEIEVNGVRYTDDEFDSQNAGSSN, encoded by the coding sequence ATGTTCGGCAACGACGCTGAGGCGGGAGTCGACCGACGATCGTATCTCACGGGCAGTGCCGCACTGGGTCTGCTCTCACTCGGCGCTGGCAACGCGGTCGGTAGTGGAGACCGGCGAGACCAGACCGAGACGAAAGCGAAAGAGCAGCGTGTGAGGGAGATCGACGAGTGCACGACGATTACCGAGTCCGGCCGCTACGAACTCGTGACCGATCTCACCGCCGCGCCGGGTGACACCTGTCTCGAAATTCGAGCGAGTGACGTCACGCTCGACGGTAACGGTCACACTATCACCGGACGGGATGCGGCCGCGCCCGCTGACGACCGGTTCCCGTTCGATTCGGGTAGCACGGGTGTGCTCGTGCGCCCGCCCGGAAGCGAGACGCGGCGAACGTGCGGAACGGAGCGCGATCTGTCACGAGTCTCCGTGGAGAACCTCATCGTGGAAGGCTTTCACACTGGTATCGCAGTGTACGAGACGGCGAAGGCCGAACTCGTGGGGACTCACGTGAAAGAGACCAGTCACGGCATCTTCCTCTTCCGAGCGATCGGTAGCGTTCTCTCGAGGAACCGCGCCGAGAGTAACAGCGAAACCGGCTACTCCCTGCTCGATGCGAGCGAGAATATTCTCAAAGAGAACGAGGCAGTCGGTAACAGCGACGCCGGGTTTCGACTGGACCGGTTCAGTACCGGATCGACCGGAAATCTGCTGCTCGAAAACGCGGCCGCGGACAACTTCTCAGACGGGATTCGAATCACGGATTCCGACTCGAATGCCGTGAAGAGAAACGCGACCTCCGGTAGCGCTACCGGGATCGCTATCGAGGACTCTCGGAAAATCCTCGTCGAGAACAACGACGCGGGTGCGCTCGACACGGCGATCTACCTGACCGGTGCAGCGGAGAATACGCTGTCGGGTAACGATGCGGTGACGGAAACCTTCGGTATCCGTCTCTCCGAATCACATCGAAACGCGATCGCTACCAATGACAGCAGTCGAATCTCTCTCGAGTCGTCCCATCAGAACACGCTGAAACGCAACAGTGCGAGCGGAATACAGGGGATCGTACTCGACCGATCGCACGAAAACACGCTCGAAGGCAATACGGCGAACGATTCCCTCTCTGCGGGTATTCTTCTCTCCGAATCACACGAAAATCGCCTGCTGAAGAATACTGCCGACGAGAACAGGACGTACGGGTTCCGGTTGGAGAACGCCAGTTGGAACACCGGTCGCGGCAATAGTGCTCGGGACAACGGCGACGGTCCGATCGAAATCGTCGGCGGTGACGGCAACGAGATCGAAGTCAACGGCGTCCGGTACACCGACGATGAGTTCGATTCGCAAAACGCGGGGTCGTCGAACTGA
- a CDS encoding GTP-binding protein — protein MGLEEEIEEIEDEIANTPYNKSTEAHIGRLKSKLAEKKEKLQNQSSAGGGTGYSVEKHGDATVALVGFPSVGKSSLLNSLTNAESETGSYEFTTLDVNPGMLQHRGANIQMLDVPGLIEGAASGRGDGQQVLAVVRNADLIVFMLSVFEIDQYDRLQEELYDINIRVDREPPRVTVRPKIKDGIKITSSTEQDLDEETIKQVLREHGYVNAVVNLQENVTIDRLVDGLMENREYIPSITCVNKVDLIDPDYKETVDAQLRERDLDPEDVTFISAEQEKGLEVLKDRIWENLGLIRVYMDKPGRGIDWEEPLVIERGTTVGEAIEKLGGEMEERFRFARVTGPSATHDQQQVGKDHVLEDEDVLKLILRR, from the coding sequence ATGGGGCTCGAGGAGGAGATCGAGGAGATCGAAGACGAAATCGCCAACACGCCCTACAACAAGTCGACCGAGGCCCACATCGGCCGGCTGAAGTCGAAGCTCGCGGAGAAGAAGGAAAAGCTCCAGAACCAGAGCTCGGCCGGCGGCGGCACCGGCTACTCCGTCGAGAAACACGGCGACGCCACCGTCGCCCTGGTCGGCTTCCCGAGCGTCGGCAAGTCGTCGCTGCTGAACTCGCTGACCAACGCCGAAAGCGAGACGGGCTCCTACGAGTTCACGACGCTGGACGTCAACCCCGGGATGCTCCAGCACCGCGGAGCGAACATCCAGATGCTGGACGTCCCCGGGCTGATCGAGGGCGCGGCGTCGGGCCGGGGCGACGGCCAGCAGGTGCTGGCGGTCGTCCGGAACGCCGATCTCATCGTCTTCATGCTCTCGGTGTTCGAGATCGACCAGTACGACCGCCTGCAGGAGGAGTTATACGACATCAACATCCGCGTCGACCGGGAGCCGCCGCGTGTAACCGTGCGCCCGAAGATCAAGGACGGCATCAAGATCACCTCGAGCACCGAGCAGGACCTGGACGAGGAGACGATCAAGCAGGTCCTCCGCGAGCACGGCTACGTCAACGCCGTCGTCAACCTCCAGGAGAACGTCACCATCGACCGCCTGGTCGACGGCCTGATGGAGAACCGCGAGTACATTCCCTCGATCACCTGCGTGAACAAGGTCGACCTGATCGATCCCGACTACAAGGAGACCGTCGACGCGCAGTTGCGCGAACGCGACCTCGATCCCGAGGACGTCACCTTCATCAGCGCCGAGCAGGAGAAGGGCCTCGAGGTGCTCAAGGACCGCATCTGGGAGAACCTGGGTCTGATCCGCGTCTACATGGACAAACCCGGTCGCGGCATCGACTGGGAGGAGCCGCTGGTCATCGAGCGGGGGACGACCGTCGGCGAGGCCATCGAGAAACTCGGCGGCGAGATGGAAGAGCGGTTCCGCTTCGCCCGCGTCACGGGCCCCAGCGCCACCCACGACCAACAGCAGGTCGGGAAGGACCACGTCCTCGAGGACGAGGACGTACTGAAGCTGATTCTGCGCCGGTAG
- a CDS encoding Na+/H+ antiporter NhaC family protein, whose translation MIAIGWLSQVVDWLGQLIDSGILSLVPPLLAIVLAIVTRRPMFSLFLGIWSGAVIHTGGLGIAQTFDWIVDAIIADDGFHVQILVFTLLLGSGVALIWRLGGAIAVRDWATENLRSQRAVGLTTWGLGVLMFFDDYANTAIVGSTMREISDELRISREKLAYIVDSTAAPVATLGISSWVAFQLSLISTAYEDMGVADEAPSAFWTFMGSIPYNTYALLAIAMVGIVVYTGRDYGEMLDAEHRSRTTGAVNREGAQPLQKVEEDLGEPIDDRPMLRTFFAPVAVLIAVTLGRAFWTGYQTWQSSQAEAGAPTSIGAAIEGDGAVDVLFSTIQVLIDIVGEAAFAPALIWGSFAMVVAAIAIGIGYGLFDIGDGVDTVIDGFGIMLTAVTILVLAWTISSVAEVLGTGEYVATVAEPYITAELLPVLVLFVAAFVAFTMGSSWATMGLVTPIAIQIAYEFGSGFELVPVAVGAVFSGAIFGDHASPISDTTVLSATFSGADLIDHVRTQLPYAATVFLVVVGCYLLNGYLGVPPFVFLPLGVVALVGLVVGLSNLDADRKGLEPVATDPVADSAEPDAEIGADSTERNE comes from the coding sequence ATGATTGCTATCGGGTGGCTCTCACAGGTGGTCGATTGGCTCGGGCAGTTGATCGATTCAGGGATACTCTCGCTCGTCCCGCCGCTACTCGCGATCGTCCTCGCGATCGTAACCCGCCGACCGATGTTCTCGCTGTTTCTCGGTATCTGGTCGGGCGCGGTCATCCACACCGGCGGCCTCGGCATCGCACAGACGTTCGACTGGATCGTGGACGCGATCATCGCTGACGACGGTTTTCACGTCCAGATTCTCGTGTTCACGCTCCTACTTGGTTCCGGCGTCGCGCTCATCTGGCGGCTCGGCGGCGCGATCGCCGTGCGCGACTGGGCGACCGAAAACCTCCGGTCCCAGCGGGCCGTCGGGCTGACCACGTGGGGTCTCGGAGTCCTCATGTTCTTCGACGACTACGCCAATACCGCGATCGTCGGAAGCACGATGCGCGAAATCTCCGACGAGCTGCGGATCTCCCGCGAGAAGCTCGCGTACATCGTCGACTCGACGGCCGCGCCCGTCGCGACGCTGGGCATCTCGAGTTGGGTCGCGTTCCAGCTGTCCCTGATCAGCACCGCGTACGAGGACATGGGCGTCGCGGACGAGGCACCTAGCGCGTTCTGGACCTTCATGGGGTCGATCCCGTACAACACCTACGCCTTGCTGGCGATCGCCATGGTCGGCATCGTCGTCTACACCGGTCGGGACTACGGCGAGATGCTCGACGCCGAGCATCGGTCGCGCACGACCGGTGCGGTCAACCGCGAGGGCGCACAGCCGCTCCAGAAGGTCGAGGAGGACCTGGGCGAACCGATCGACGATCGACCGATGCTACGGACGTTCTTCGCGCCGGTCGCCGTCCTGATCGCGGTGACGCTCGGGAGAGCGTTCTGGACGGGGTACCAGACCTGGCAGTCGAGTCAGGCCGAAGCGGGTGCACCGACGTCGATAGGGGCCGCTATCGAGGGCGACGGGGCCGTCGACGTGCTATTCTCGACCATTCAAGTGCTGATCGACATCGTCGGCGAAGCCGCCTTCGCGCCGGCGCTGATCTGGGGCTCGTTCGCGATGGTCGTCGCCGCGATCGCGATCGGGATCGGCTACGGACTCTTCGACATCGGCGACGGCGTCGACACCGTCATCGACGGCTTCGGCATCATGCTGACGGCGGTAACGATCCTCGTGCTCGCGTGGACGATCAGTAGCGTCGCCGAAGTGCTCGGAACGGGCGAGTACGTCGCCACCGTGGCCGAGCCGTACATCACTGCGGAGTTGCTCCCCGTCCTCGTGCTGTTCGTCGCGGCGTTCGTCGCGTTCACGATGGGGTCGTCGTGGGCGACGATGGGACTCGTGACGCCGATCGCCATCCAGATCGCCTACGAGTTCGGGAGCGGGTTCGAACTCGTTCCGGTCGCCGTCGGCGCCGTCTTCTCCGGCGCGATCTTCGGCGACCACGCCTCGCCGATCTCCGACACGACGGTGCTTTCGGCGACGTTCAGCGGTGCCGACCTGATCGACCACGTCCGCACGCAACTCCCCTATGCCGCGACCGTCTTCCTCGTGGTCGTCGGCTGTTACCTGCTCAACGGCTACCTCGGCGTGCCGCCGTTCGTCTTCCTGCCGCTCGGCGTCGTCGCCCTCGTCGGCCTCGTCGTCGGCCTCTCGAACCTCGACGCCGACAGAAAGGGTCTCGAGCCGGTCGCGACCGATCCGGTGGCCGATAGCGCAGAGCCCGATGCCGAGATCGGCGCGGATTCGACCGAACGGAACGAATAG
- a CDS encoding VOC family protein, with amino-acid sequence MDGTLDHTMIRVSDLEESLDWYQTHLEYEEKDRFEGDGFTIVYLGPEDMHEDGAMLEITHNEGEEPELGDAWGHIAVRVPDGELEDYYQQLMDEGVEDYRDPESCGGSYAFVKDPDGHEIEIVQRDPDEGALWSIDHTMIRVEDADEALGFWTRKFEYDEVGRWEADSFANYFVEPRDAPPEAMSVELTYNYDGRSYDMGDAWGHLCVRVDDLNEDWDALLEREAPDYRDPESNDNMYAFTTDQDGHEIELIERDLEADSLFPF; translated from the coding sequence ATGGACGGAACGCTCGACCACACGATGATCCGCGTCTCGGATCTCGAGGAGTCGCTCGACTGGTATCAGACCCACCTCGAGTACGAGGAGAAGGATCGCTTCGAGGGCGACGGCTTCACGATCGTCTATCTGGGGCCCGAGGACATGCACGAGGACGGCGCCATGCTCGAGATCACCCACAACGAGGGCGAAGAGCCCGAACTGGGCGATGCCTGGGGCCACATCGCGGTGCGAGTGCCGGACGGCGAACTCGAGGACTACTACCAGCAGCTGATGGACGAGGGCGTCGAGGACTACCGCGATCCCGAGTCCTGCGGCGGGAGTTACGCGTTCGTCAAGGACCCCGACGGCCACGAGATCGAGATCGTCCAGCGCGACCCCGACGAGGGCGCGCTGTGGTCGATCGACCACACGATGATCCGCGTCGAGGACGCCGACGAGGCGCTGGGCTTCTGGACCCGCAAGTTCGAGTACGACGAGGTCGGCCGCTGGGAGGCCGACTCCTTCGCGAACTACTTCGTCGAGCCTCGAGACGCCCCGCCCGAAGCGATGTCCGTCGAGCTGACGTACAACTACGACGGCCGCAGCTACGACATGGGCGACGCGTGGGGCCACCTCTGCGTCCGCGTCGACGACCTGAACGAAGATTGGGACGCTCTGCTCGAGCGAGAGGCGCCCGACTACCGTGATCCGGAGAGCAACGACAACATGTACGCCTTCACTACGGATCAGGACGGCCACGAGATCGAACTGATCGAGCGCGACCTCGAGGCCGACTCGCTGTTCCCGTTCTGA
- a CDS encoding HemK2/MTQ2 family protein methyltransferase, which yields MGLEDRRDVETDVYQPAEDSHLLADAACERLADADEGSVVLEVGTGSGYVAGRIDDDTPARVIAADLNPHAVRQARESGLEAVRADLVAPVADGALDAVVFNPPYLPTDPDNEWDDWMERALSGGEDGRAVIDPFLADVGRVLAPDGRVYLLVSSLTGVDEVVEEAGEHGFSAVAVADESFPFETLTVLELLR from the coding sequence ATGGGACTCGAAGACCGACGGGACGTGGAGACGGACGTGTACCAGCCCGCCGAGGACTCGCACCTCCTCGCGGACGCGGCCTGCGAACGCCTCGCCGACGCCGACGAGGGCTCGGTCGTCCTCGAGGTCGGCACCGGGTCGGGCTACGTCGCGGGCCGAATCGACGACGACACGCCCGCGCGCGTGATCGCCGCGGACCTGAACCCCCACGCGGTTCGACAGGCCCGCGAGTCGGGCCTCGAGGCGGTCCGAGCCGATCTGGTCGCCCCCGTCGCCGACGGCGCCCTCGACGCGGTCGTCTTCAACCCGCCGTACCTGCCGACCGATCCCGACAACGAGTGGGACGACTGGATGGAACGCGCCCTCTCGGGCGGCGAGGACGGCCGCGCCGTCATCGATCCCTTCCTCGCGGACGTCGGTCGAGTGCTCGCGCCAGACGGGAGGGTCTACCTACTGGTTAGCAGTCTGACTGGGGTCGACGAGGTAGTCGAAGAGGCCGGCGAGCACGGCTTCAGCGCCGTCGCCGTCGCCGACGAGTCGTTCCCCTTCGAGACCCTGACGGTGCTCGAGTTGCTCCGGTAG
- a CDS encoding mechanosensitive ion channel family protein has product MSVPLTALNRLSDAFGTEFRIAVTVAAVAALLAVLLSYRRLQDWLCERTKPLYSDIASTALLIGTCVIALSVVLEVWGLTGDVYTLYSEGLGLDETVFVRAAVTFILVIGTLIVTRFVKRIITEVLSSASAVTDHQREVTHRISQVIIWSVSLVVVLGVWVDDLGGLLVGAGFLGIVVGMAARQTLGTVLAGFVLMFDRPFEIGDWIEVEDHEGIVTDISIVNTRIQSFDGEYIMIPNDVISSSAVTNRSRRGRLRIEIDVGVDYESDVDRAAEIAKTTVENLDRSLTAPSPQVVSKSFGDSAVVIGVRFWIDSPSARRRWQARTDAINAIKTAFEDEEIKIPYPQRELSGRAETNGFRINEGPPRASDAGRADDGDGTEREAKRMTRTEDD; this is encoded by the coding sequence ATGTCCGTGCCACTGACCGCTCTCAACCGGCTGTCGGACGCGTTCGGAACCGAGTTCCGGATCGCGGTGACGGTCGCGGCGGTCGCCGCCCTACTGGCCGTCCTGCTGTCCTATCGGCGGCTGCAGGACTGGCTCTGCGAGCGGACCAAACCGCTGTACAGCGACATCGCTTCGACGGCCCTCCTCATCGGGACCTGCGTGATCGCCCTCAGCGTCGTCCTCGAGGTGTGGGGCCTCACGGGCGACGTCTACACGCTCTACTCGGAGGGGCTGGGGCTCGACGAGACCGTCTTCGTCCGGGCGGCGGTCACGTTCATCCTCGTCATCGGGACGCTGATCGTCACGCGGTTCGTCAAGCGGATCATCACGGAGGTGCTGAGTTCGGCGTCGGCGGTCACGGACCACCAGCGGGAGGTCACCCACCGGATCTCGCAGGTGATCATCTGGTCGGTGTCGCTGGTCGTCGTCCTCGGCGTCTGGGTCGACGACCTCGGCGGCCTGCTCGTCGGGGCCGGGTTCCTCGGTATCGTCGTCGGTATGGCCGCCCGCCAGACGCTGGGAACCGTCCTCGCGGGCTTCGTCCTGATGTTCGACCGCCCCTTCGAGATCGGCGACTGGATCGAGGTCGAGGATCACGAGGGGATCGTCACCGACATCTCGATCGTCAACACCCGCATCCAGTCGTTCGACGGCGAGTACATCATGATCCCCAACGACGTCATCTCCTCGAGCGCGGTCACGAACCGCTCGCGGCGCGGCCGGCTGCGTATCGAGATCGACGTCGGCGTCGACTACGAGAGCGACGTCGATCGGGCCGCGGAGATCGCCAAGACGACGGTCGAAAATCTCGATCGGTCGCTCACGGCGCCGTCGCCCCAGGTCGTCAGTAAGTCCTTCGGCGATTCGGCGGTCGTCATCGGCGTGCGGTTCTGGATCGACAGCCCGTCCGCCAGACGTCGCTGGCAGGCCCGAACGGACGCGATCAACGCGATCAAGACGGCCTTCGAGGACGAGGAGATCAAGATCCCGTACCCGCAGCGCGAACTGTCCGGTCGGGCCGAGACGAACGGCTTCCGGATCAACGAGGGGCCCCCTCGAGCGAGCGACGCCGGGCGAGCGGACGACGGCGACGGCACGGAGCGAGAGGCGAAACGGATGACGCGCACGGAGGACGATTGA
- a CDS encoding 16S ribosomal RNA methyltransferase A — translation MRDPDGLIARAGVRGDPDRDQHFLIDDRVLDRLPTHLEEIGADTSHLLEIGGGTGALTDRLLATGDEGDAVTVVERDPDLADFLREEFADEIAADELTVIEGDALAVDLPDFTASVSNLPYGVSSEITFRLLPEGRPLVLMFQREFADRMVAEPGTSDYGRLSVSTQHYAAPEIVETIPKEAFSPPPAVESAVVRLEPRDPDYEVGDEAFFLRFVKALFTQRRKTIRNAIRNTAHISGLEAPDAVVEAADEEILRKRADAMAPAEFAALAELAAEVSEIGEGQ, via the coding sequence ATGAGAGATCCAGACGGACTGATCGCCCGGGCGGGCGTCCGCGGCGATCCGGACCGCGACCAGCACTTTCTGATCGACGATCGGGTGCTGGACCGGTTGCCGACTCACCTCGAAGAAATCGGCGCCGATACGAGCCACCTGCTCGAGATCGGCGGCGGGACGGGCGCGCTGACCGATCGCTTGCTGGCGACGGGCGACGAGGGCGACGCGGTGACGGTCGTCGAACGCGACCCCGACCTCGCCGACTTCCTCCGCGAGGAGTTCGCCGACGAGATCGCGGCCGACGAGCTGACGGTGATCGAGGGCGACGCCCTCGCGGTCGACCTGCCCGACTTCACGGCCTCAGTCTCGAACCTCCCCTACGGCGTCTCGAGCGAGATCACCTTCCGCCTGCTTCCCGAGGGGCGCCCCCTCGTCCTCATGTTCCAGCGGGAGTTCGCCGACCGGATGGTCGCCGAGCCCGGGACGTCCGACTACGGCCGCCTCTCGGTGTCGACTCAGCACTACGCGGCGCCCGAAATCGTCGAGACGATCCCCAAGGAGGCCTTTTCGCCCCCGCCGGCCGTCGAGAGCGCGGTCGTCCGCCTCGAGCCCCGCGACCCCGACTACGAGGTCGGCGACGAGGCCTTCTTCCTGCGGTTCGTGAAGGCGCTGTTCACCCAGCGCCGGAAGACGATCCGGAACGCGATCCGCAACACGGCGCACATCTCCGGGCTCGAGGCGCCCGACGCGGTCGTCGAGGCGGCCGACGAGGAGATCCTCCGCAAGCGGGCCGACGCGATGGCGCCTGCGGAGTTCGCGGCGCTGGCCGAGCTCGCGGCCGAGGTCAGTGAGATCGGCGAGGGCCAGTGA
- a CDS encoding FixH family protein: MRYQRPAISLVLLAVLAGAAGPVTAHETRTVEGYDVTFGGAEEPLITGERMWLEVEIVDNESGEPVTGQAEALRMYVQNEGNERVEIDLSEAHGEDGVYEAPVVFTEPGEYVVHLEGSIGDTEVHTHFETEVHDRSEIEYPGDDSQTVNSSDDSRTADNQTEAAAFGFGSVAVAVTGIAGIGGALLTYRHR; the protein is encoded by the coding sequence ATGCGTTATCAGAGACCAGCCATCTCGCTCGTCCTCCTCGCGGTACTGGCCGGCGCTGCCGGTCCGGTCACGGCTCACGAAACGCGGACCGTCGAGGGGTACGACGTCACCTTCGGCGGGGCAGAAGAACCCCTCATCACGGGCGAACGAATGTGGTTGGAAGTCGAAATCGTCGATAACGAGAGCGGCGAGCCGGTCACGGGACAGGCCGAAGCGCTGCGGATGTACGTCCAGAACGAGGGGAACGAGAGGGTCGAAATCGACCTCAGCGAAGCGCACGGTGAAGACGGGGTGTACGAGGCACCGGTCGTCTTCACGGAGCCCGGTGAATACGTCGTCCATCTAGAGGGAAGCATCGGAGACACCGAGGTTCACACTCACTTCGAAACGGAGGTCCACGACCGGAGCGAGATCGAATACCCCGGTGACGACTCGCAGACCGTCAACAGCAGTGACGATTCACGGACCGCCGACAATCAGACTGAAGCGGCTGCCTTCGGGTTCGGTAGCGTCGCGGTCGCCGTAACGGGTATCGCGGGGATCGGTGGCGCGCTCCTGACGTACCGGCACCGCTGA
- a CDS encoding DUF655 domain-containing protein: MTESDSGEADVRRAVVLDYLAHGLSDDSRPQYEKSPAGYALEIDDFELYQVAFDEDERLTIGSEVVVEPAAERDVVTEARRVDYEDLSSGAQSELEYVVADLVEENEERFVDFYNDAQPITLRLHQLNLLPGIGKKLRNGILDERKRKPFESFEELSERVSGLHDPDEILVERILEELRDDDLKYQTFVGRREQEQNQ; encoded by the coding sequence ATGACTGAATCCGATAGCGGCGAGGCGGACGTCCGTCGCGCAGTCGTATTGGACTATCTCGCGCACGGGCTCTCGGACGACAGCCGTCCACAGTACGAGAAATCGCCGGCCGGCTACGCCCTCGAGATCGACGACTTCGAGCTCTATCAGGTCGCGTTCGACGAGGACGAGCGACTCACGATCGGCAGCGAGGTCGTCGTCGAACCCGCCGCCGAACGCGACGTGGTCACCGAAGCCCGGCGGGTCGACTACGAAGACCTCTCCTCGGGCGCCCAGTCGGAACTCGAGTACGTCGTCGCGGACCTCGTCGAGGAGAACGAAGAGCGGTTCGTCGACTTCTACAACGACGCCCAGCCGATCACGCTGCGGCTCCACCAGCTGAACCTCCTGCCCGGGATCGGGAAGAAACTCCGCAACGGCATCCTCGACGAACGAAAGCGCAAGCCCTTCGAGAGCTTCGAGGAGCTCTCGGAACGCGTCTCGGGACTACACGATCCCGACGAGATCCTCGTCGAACGGATCCTCGAGGAACTGCGCGACGACGACCTGAAGTACCAGACGTTCGTCGGCCGGCGCGAGCAGGAGCAGAACCAGTAG
- a CDS encoding RNA polymerase Rpb4 family protein, protein MTIFKEIVDEEFLTVSETKELLADIEAERALDEDRELPYELARAVEHVNRFTVLEPAEAQELVDQLQELEKVDEPTAYKIANLLPRNRDELRSVYAQQRYSLSGDELDEILNVVAQYA, encoded by the coding sequence ATGACGATCTTCAAGGAGATCGTCGACGAGGAGTTCCTCACGGTCTCGGAAACGAAGGAGCTGCTCGCCGACATCGAAGCCGAACGGGCGCTAGACGAGGATCGGGAACTGCCCTACGAGCTCGCACGCGCAGTCGAGCACGTCAACCGGTTTACCGTCCTCGAGCCCGCGGAGGCACAGGAACTCGTCGACCAGCTCCAGGAGCTGGAGAAGGTCGACGAACCGACGGCGTACAAGATCGCCAACCTCCTGCCGCGCAACCGCGACGAGCTCCGCTCGGTGTACGCACAGCAACGGTACTCGCTGTCGGGTGACGAACTCGACGAGATCCTCAACGTCGTCGCCCAGTACGCCTGA
- a CDS encoding 50S ribosomal protein L21e — MPNSNGPRQGSRRKLANEPRDRGTSSPQRAIQEYEEGEKVHLKIDPSVPNGRFHPRFDGQTGEVVGKQGDAFKVQISDSGKEKTLIVTAAHMRAQNQEKSRI; from the coding sequence ATGCCGAACTCTAATGGCCCTCGTCAGGGATCCCGAAGAAAACTCGCGAACGAACCTCGAGACCGCGGTACCTCGTCGCCACAGCGCGCGATTCAGGAGTACGAGGAAGGCGAAAAGGTCCACCTGAAGATCGACCCGAGCGTCCCTAACGGACGCTTCCACCCGCGCTTCGACGGTCAGACCGGCGAAGTCGTCGGCAAACAGGGCGACGCCTTCAAGGTCCAGATCAGCGACAGCGGCAAGGAGAAGACGCTGATCGTCACCGCCGCGCACATGCGCGCCCAGAACCAAGAGAAGTCCCGGATCTGA
- a CDS encoding helix-turn-helix domain-containing protein has protein sequence MRQYELRLSPQRGWFHPFEKRIDRREGVDRVAIHRIRLRPDGLGVMVYELAGEFERVEALVDEELGSLGYWIEEFGDRIFVCSRFVPNETVTELLRVTRDFQVFLDPPLTYVRDGDLKVSLFATEESFQRARSVVPDDVDLSLETKQPFEPEENVFLASLTPKQRRLFETAIELGYYGSPRETTYEEIGREVGIAGGTVGEHLRKIEAKLVDHVVSASVTESPKRRQIQ, from the coding sequence ATGCGTCAGTACGAACTTCGGCTCTCGCCGCAGCGTGGGTGGTTCCATCCGTTCGAAAAGCGGATCGATCGCCGGGAAGGGGTCGACCGCGTGGCGATCCACCGGATCCGTCTCCGCCCCGACGGACTCGGGGTGATGGTCTACGAACTCGCGGGGGAGTTCGAACGCGTCGAGGCGCTCGTCGACGAGGAGCTCGGCTCGCTCGGCTACTGGATCGAGGAGTTCGGTGACCGGATCTTCGTCTGCTCGCGGTTCGTCCCCAACGAGACCGTCACCGAACTCCTGCGGGTGACGCGGGACTTTCAGGTGTTCCTCGACCCGCCGCTGACGTACGTTCGCGACGGCGACCTCAAGGTGTCGCTGTTCGCGACCGAGGAGTCGTTTCAGCGGGCACGGTCGGTCGTGCCGGACGACGTCGACCTGTCCCTCGAGACGAAGCAGCCGTTCGAACCCGAGGAGAACGTCTTCCTCGCGTCGCTCACGCCGAAACAGCGCCGGCTGTTCGAGACGGCGATCGAGCTGGGCTACTACGGCTCGCCCCGAGAGACGACCTACGAGGAGATCGGTCGCGAGGTCGGCATCGCGGGCGGGACAGTCGGCGAGCATCTCCGGAAGATCGAGGCGAAACTCGTCGATCACGTCGTCTCGGCCTCCGTCACGGAGTCGCCGAAGCGCCGACAGATCCAGTGA